A region of Bombus pascuorum unplaced genomic scaffold, iyBomPasc1.1, whole genome shotgun sequence DNA encodes the following proteins:
- the LOC132915803 gene encoding protein RRP5 homolog, with translation MLTVHVEAGRQMELEKTINTMIAKFKHIPETWFNCGEGLLKIGLKDRSRHIMQRVLQSLPACEHVNLMARFAIMENKFGDKERAQTLFEQILSSYPKRVNIWSCYIDSLVKSNDIDMARKVLERAIVQTLPPRKMKILFKKFINFEEQHGTREDVTRVQQMAVEFVEKQCTK, from the exons ATGTTGACTGTTCATGTCGAGGCTGGCAGACAGATGGAATTGGAGAAAACAATTAATACCATGATCGCGAAGTTTAAACATATTCCCGAGACATGGTTTAATTGTGGAGaaggattattaaaaataggtTTGAAGGACAGATCGCGGCATATTATGCAGAGAGTATTGCAATCTTTGCCAGCATGTGAAC aTGTAAATCTAATGGCTCGGTTTGCAATTATGGAGAACAAATTTGGGGATAAAGAGAGAGCACAAACTCTGTTTGAGCAAATTCTAAGTTCTTATCCAAAACGGGTGAATATATGGTCTTGTTATATTGATTCCCTAGTGAAATCTAATGATATTGATATGGcaag GAAAGTTCTAGAGAGAGCAATTGTTCAGACATTACCGCCTAGAAAGATGAAGattctctttaaaaaattcatcaattttGAGGAACAACATGGTACTCGGGAAGACGTGACTCGTGTTCAACAAATGGCTGTAGAATTTGTAGAGAAGCAGTGTACAAAATga